GGAGAATACCATCATGTTTTAGCAATAAATCCTAACTCAGCCATTACCCATAATAATATGGGTAATATCTACATTGACAAAGGACTTCTTGATGAAGGAATTTTGAAATTCAAAAGGGCTCTTCTATTAAAACCAAATTATTACGACGCACACTTTAATCTTGGGCTTGCTTATTTCAAAAAGGGGCTTTTCGACGCCTCGATGGATGAATTTAAGCTAGCCATCCATTATGAACCAGATCATGCCGAAGCGCATAGTTGTCTGGGTACAGTCTATGCCAATAGGGGACTATTCGACAAAGCAATTATGGAAATTGAGGAGGCCTTGCGACTAAGACCCGATTATCCCAATGCTTACAAAAATCTGGGAATAATCTATCTCAATCACAAAAGGGATGTTCAAAAGGCTTTATACTTTTTCAATGAATTCCTGAGACTCGACCCAAAGAATGTGGAAGCGGATGCGGTAAGAAAGACTATTGAAGAACTTCAGGCGTCACGCTAAAAACCGTTTACAGTGCAGGTTTTTAAAAAGCGCACAGAGTTACAGAGCCACAACGAAACAGACGTAGTATGCAATAAACAGTTGGCGGTTGGCAATAAAAGTGCCACCTTCTGTCAACTACTTACTCTGCCTACTGCCAACTTGAGCGTGCAAATCGAATAGTTTGTGCTAAATGTGGTACTTTTTTTGTGCTTTCTGGAATAGCAATTCAATTTCCTTCTTTCTCTGTTCAAATCCCTTTTTGCCAAGCATCGCAAAGGCATTGATCTTTCCTGCCTCAACGCCGACTTGACCAAAGGCATTTTGCGTTATAAAACTTTCCTCCATAATTCGAGATAAAGACTTTTATAAGTTTAAATTCCCGTTAAACAGCAGACGTTTATCGACCTTATTTCTCAATTCCTCTTCATCCAGGGCAAAGCAAGGGCTAATCTCGATTAAGCCAATAACATTGCCTTGAGAGTCTGTAGGAATAGAAACGCCTGCATCTCGCAGCCAACGTCCAAACAGATTAACCATATCTTGTTGCGATGCAGCAGGGGAGTTTTCCCCCTCCATGTTTTTTACGGGGGAAAACTCATCTTCCCGAGGAACTTCCATAATCACACTTTTCTGTACGTATTTTAGTATATCAAAGATAAAGCTCTCAAATTTAATGGCATTATTTTCCTTGGGATCGATCATGCCGCCATCTTCACCCAGGTATGGTACCTTTTTTATTGCAGCATGATATGGGAGAGACTCTCCTTTCTGATATACTTTTTCAAGGAAATCAATATTCATCATGTGCACTGCAATGTTCCCGGCATTGTATTTCAATGTGCCATCTTCATTTTTTGCATACATATCCTTTTGGCTTAGTTCGCTGTATTCAATCATGTGTAAATGACCATCAATATGTACTACAATTCCTACCTTCTCTTCAGGTTGTCTTTTTTTAACCACTTTTAATGATATATCTGCCTCATCTCTCAAATGAAATCCAACGAAAACGGGATCGGCAATTTTTATTAAAACGTTGTCGATCTGATGATAGAAGATATTTTTAATACCGCGACTCTTCATATCATCAAGAATGCCCTTTCCTTTAAGGGCAACAAGTACTCCGCCGTGACCATTAGGGCTCATTATGATATTTGATCTTGAATCCATAAGTAAATTCCCTTGAAAATCCACGACGGGAAGCATTCCTTGTGTGAAAAAGCATACCTGTTGGGGTTCTAATCCGAAGAAATTATGAGATTTGAAAAAATTTTGCGTTACAGAGTCGTTTTTTTCGCTGGTCATGATGTACCATGGAATCCTGGTGTTGTATCTTTTCTGAGCTGCAATTATTTTTTCTGCATGAAGTTGGAAAATACTCTTTCTGCTAACTGGTGCGACGGGAAATGTTCCTTTCGGCCCATTGATTCCTAATCTTGTCCCATCCCCACCGGCGACCGTAAGGATAGCAACCTCTCCTTTCCGTAAAGAACCTTCGCCAATCCGTTTTGCCCTTTGTGCAATTTCTTTTTCAGCATCATTTTTAGGAATAGTTATAATTTGTGGTGGAATTAAATTACTTCGACTTGTTTGTGTGGTTTTCATTACTGCATCATTGAAGATCTTCTTTACAAGGAGAAAGTCAATAGAGGATATCTGGATGAGCAGATTCTCCTTTTCTGAAGGGGTTATTTCGTCCCACCATTTGAAGATATGGGCTTGCCCTGCTTCAAAGGCATTCTTAATACAGCTTTTATAGGTCGGATATGCTTTTTCCAGCGCTTTTCTATTCGTGGTTTCGTTATTAACGGGAGGTTCAATGAGAGAATTAGGAAGCTTCATGAGTACTTCTCCTGATAACGAGTTAATAAGACAAATATAACTATCTGATTTTTTATTGAATATCTATGTTTTATCATCTTTTCTTTCGTGTTGTAATCACCTTTAGCTTCTTGTGGTTTTATTAATAGCTCACTTTTTCAAAAAGTCCACAAGATAAAATTAAAATCTTTGACTTATATGACCGGAGAGGTATTAAAAAGTTTTTGGTGATCAGGGAAATTATCGGCAAAAATTCTAAGATTTTTATAAGAATGATTATAGGTTTGAAATATTTACAGCTAAACGCAAAATACCTTTTGCAAATATCCTTTAAACAAAAAAGCCTTACTGCAAAGATATTTATAAAAACATCTCCGGCAGCAAGGCTATCTTACAGCACATCCTTGTACGTTTAAAGACCCTTTACTTTGCGCCCCCTGATCGCTCAGGGTTTGCCTTTGTCGTAATGTCTCTTTACATTTTAAAACTTGCTATTTTATATCATTTATAAAATCATATGTCAAATAAAAATTTAAACACTTTCAATCGTAGGACTGATTTGTTTAACCCAACGGGTAATTTAACCAAAAAGGGGTTGTACTTCATTTCCACACCCCTTTTTGCGAGCCAAAGGTTGAATAGGTCAATTCATAATTTGATGCATTATATCTAATTTCTCACGAACGGCAAGAATTTTTATATCAATGAAATGACGAGGAGCATAAAGATACCTTTCACCTGAAAATACCTCCTGTGCTGTCATATGAGCCCTTCGCTTTTTGTCATTTTCACTGTCCTTTGTGAGCCAGAGGCTCATATTTCGTAACTATTCAGCGAAAATATTTTAGAATTTACTTGACACTCAATTTGAGAAAAGTAGGCAGTCGGTATGGTTGGAGGTATATAGGGCTGTAAATGCGGCCGCCATAGTCCATCGGAAGCCTTTGCAAAGAGGGATGTGGGGTTTGTTCAGCCAGAGAATTCCATACTTTTGTGGTGCGGTATAGAGTGAAAGAAATGGGTGAAAAAGCCTGTGGTATAATAGCCGCAGTAGGAGATTTGAAGCTTTTACTACAGGTATTATCATCCATTGACGATAGAGAATATAGACATAGATGCAACGCTCCAGAAGGTAGAGAAGCTTCTTTCGGAGGAGAAAGGGTTGTCACCGGCGATGAGGTCAATGGTAGAGTTATTGGTGTTGGTGATAACTCTGCTGGTGGGACGTCTTAACCGGAACAGTCGCAACAGCAGCAAGCCGCCCGCAAGCGACCCGAATCGCAAGAGAGAAAGCAGGGCGAAGGGGGAGAGAAAGGCGGGTGGGCAAAAGGGACGTGAAGGGGTGACGCTGGAAAAGGTTGGTAAGCCTGATAAGGTGGAAGTAATAAAAGTAGACCGGAGGAGGTATCCGCGCAGCAAATACAAGTTGGTAGGTTACGAAGCGCGCCAAGTGTTTGATATAAAGATTTCAAGGGTAGTAACGGAGTATCGAGCAGAAATAGTTGAGGACGCAGAGGGGAATCGGTTTGTAGCGTCATTTCCGGAAGGGGTAACAAAGGCGGTGCAGTATGGGCCGGATTTGAAAGCGCATGCAGTATATATGTCGCAGTATCAATTGATCCCCTACAAGAGGATCCAGGAGTATTTTGAAGAGCAGATGGGGATACCGCTGAGCGAAGGCTCTCTTTACAACTTTAACAAGGAGGCCTACGAGTTTCTGGAAGCTTTCGAGGGGAAAAGGGAGCGGGTAAGAAGGACAAAGGCACGGAATCTCCTGGAACGATTACGGGAGTATGAAGGTGATGTGCTGAGGTTTATGGACAACAAAAACGTTCCCTTCACGAATAATTTGGCTGAAAACGATATCAGGATGACGAAGGTTCAGCAGAAAATATCGGGCTGTTTTCGTTCTCTGGACGGAGCGAAGATTTTCTGCCGCATTCGTAGTTATCTCTCGAGCTGTCGAAAACAAGGGGTAAATTTGAGCAAGGCATTACAGATGTTATTCCGTGGCGAATTGCCTGATTTTGCCCGCTCGTAGCGGCAGTAGGTGA
The Candidatus Brocadia sp. DNA segment above includes these coding regions:
- a CDS encoding UDPGP type 1 family protein: MKLPNSLIEPPVNNETTNRKALEKAYPTYKSCIKNAFEAGQAHIFKWWDEITPSEKENLLIQISSIDFLLVKKIFNDAVMKTTQTSRSNLIPPQIITIPKNDAEKEIAQRAKRIGEGSLRKGEVAILTVAGGDGTRLGINGPKGTFPVAPVSRKSIFQLHAEKIIAAQKRYNTRIPWYIMTSEKNDSVTQNFFKSHNFFGLEPQQVCFFTQGMLPVVDFQGNLLMDSRSNIIMSPNGHGGVLVALKGKGILDDMKSRGIKNIFYHQIDNVLIKIADPVFVGFHLRDEADISLKVVKKRQPEEKVGIVVHIDGHLHMIEYSELSQKDMYAKNEDGTLKYNAGNIAVHMMNIDFLEKVYQKGESLPYHAAIKKVPYLGEDGGMIDPKENNAIKFESFIFDILKYVQKSVIMEVPREDEFSPVKNMEGENSPAASQQDMVNLFGRWLRDAGVSIPTDSQGNVIGLIEISPCFALDEEELRNKVDKRLLFNGNLNL